The genomic DNA GAGCACGTCGATGCTGGTCTTCCCTGGGCCAACCGGAAAGCCCAATGGTCACTTCCTTCGATCTCTTAAAACTCTGGCGTTTCGCGCCGGTCTGAACTGCGGGGAGTGCGTCAATAAGACAGGGCATAGCTGCGCCACGACAGCAGTCTGCGCGGAGTGGGGGTTGCACAAGTTCCGGAAGACATTCGCTACGCTTCATAACGATGCAGGCGTCCCCACTTCGA from Granulicella aggregans includes the following:
- a CDS encoding site-specific integrase; this translates as STSMLVFPGPTGKPNGHFLRSLKTLAFRAGLNCGECVNKTGHSCATTAVCAEWGLHKFRKTFATLHNDAGVPTSTLRLWLGHSDLATTMQYLAAANLRSERTRGQVNSSFAFFGAGGAA